A genomic segment from Conger conger chromosome 2, fConCon1.1, whole genome shotgun sequence encodes:
- the LOC133122113 gene encoding carbohydrate sulfotransferase 3-like: MRIKYTISFIFIVAIVIIEKENNIISKVSDKLTPKQTPQTPLQYNVSARPHLLPKHNGSSSSFNKLDLAFLHLKRRLEDFSEQAEGRGGGKKHILLMATTRTGSSFVGEFFNQQGGNMFYLFEPLWHVEKMLTLETGGTNATASAKAYRDVLQQLFLCDFSLMETFISPLPVDHVTTALFRRESSSSLCEEPVCTPFVKKVFERYHCKIRRCGPLNLTLASESCRQKEHRAIKTVRVRQLETLRPLVEDPRLDVRFIQLVRDPRAVLASRMVAFSSKYKNWKRWAVDGEVPIDDDEVRKLKGNCDNIRVSAEAGLKQPAWLRGRYMLVRYEDIARFPMQKAAEMYTFAGIPFTPQVKEWILKNTQASKEASGVYSTQKNSSEQVEKWRFSIPFKLAQVVQNVCGPTMKLFGYKFVNDETTLTDKTITLLEEKMFNFH, translated from the exons ATGAGGATCAAATACACAATTTccttcatctttattgtggcaaTAGTCATCATCGAAAAGGAAAACAACATCATCTCAAA GGTCTCTGATAAgctgacgccaaaacagacaccgcaAACTCCACTGCAGTACAATGTCTCCGCACGCCCACAcctcctgcccaaacacaatgggtcctcctcctccttcaacAAGCTGGACCTGGCCTTCCTGCACCTGAAGAGGCGTCTGGAGGACTTCTCTGAGCAGGCGGAGGGCCGTGGCGGCGGAAAGAAGCACATCCTCCTCATGGCCACCACCAGGACCGGCTCCTCCTTTGTGGGTGAGTTCTTCAACCAGCAGGGAGGCAACATGTTCTACCTGTTCGAGCCGCTGTGGCACGTGGAGAAGATGCTGACGCTGGAGACGGGGGGGACCAACGCCACAGCCTCGGCCAAAGCCTACCGCGACGTCCTCCAACAGCTGTTCCTGTGCGACTTCAGCCTGATGGAGACCTTCATCAGCCCCCTGCCAGTGGACCACGTCACGACCGCCCTCTTCCGCCGGGAGTCCAGCAGCTCGCTCTGCGAGGAACCGGTCTGCACGCCCTTCGTCAAGAAGGTCTTCGAGCGCTACCACTGCAAGATCCGCCGCTGCGGGCCGCTCAACCTCACCCTGGCCTCCGAGTCGTGCCGGCAGAAGGAGCACCGGGCCATCAAGACGGTGCGGGTCCGGCAGCTGGAGACCCTGCGGCCTCTGGTCGAGGACCCCCGCCTGGACGTTCGGTTCATCCAGCTGGTGCGAGACCCGCGGGCCGTCCTGGCGTCCCGCATGGTGGCCTTCTCCTCCAAGTACAAGAACTGGAAGAGGTGGGCGGTGGACGGCGAGGTGCCCATCGATGATGACGAGGTGAGGAAGCTGAAGGGAAACTGCGATAACATCAGGGTGTCGGCGGAGGCGGGGCTGAAGCAGCCGGCCTGGCTACGGGGGCGCTACATGCTAGTGCGCTATGAGGACATCGCCCGGTTCCCCATGCAGAAAGCGGCTGAGATGTACACCTTCGCCGGGATCCCTTTCACTCCTCAGGTGAAGGAATGGATCCTTAAGAACACCCAGGCTTCCAAGGAGGCCAGCGGCGTGTACTCCACGCAGAAAAATTCATCGGAGCAGGTGGAGAAATGGAGGTTCAGTATACCCTTCAAACTGGCCCAAGTCGTACAGAACGTCTGTGGACCAACCATGAAGCTGTTTGGTTACAAGTTTGTCAATGATGAGACAACACTGACCGACAAGACTATCACTTTGCTGGAAGAAAAGATGTTTAACTTccattaa